caagaaggcaatgggaagacatatataaaaccttgaaagaaaaaaaattgccaactaagaGTTATATATCCAGCAGAATTGTCTATCAAACATaatggtgaaattaaaacatttccagataaacagaaattaagggaatttgtaaaaaccagagaaaagtcacaagaaacattaaagggagtcttttggatagagaaccaacaacatcacacAACAACCTGAGGTTAGCAGACAGGATAGCCTCAGCTAGATACCAACCCAAATAAAGGattctcaaaaattaaaaaaggttaaagactgaaaacagggaaccagagatgtcaacctATAAGTGATAATGAGAAAGAATAATGACAGatcttcaaaacatctcacaacatggatgaatttggaggacattatgctgagtgaaataagtcaatcacaaaaggacaagtatgtatgagaccactattataaagaaacaagaaaaggtttacacatagaaaaaaattttttttgtggttatcAGGGAttggaggggaaggaaggaaaactaCCAAATAGAAGACTCATGTTAATAATGGTGAGGGGTAAGGCatgagaggacactgagaggaaggcAAGAACAAAGGGTTACAACGGTAattactatagcatagacaatcctgcaaaaaTAGTGttaacaaacactaatttacaAGTAGATACATAGGTAGACAGGTATGCCAAGAGATGTGTGAGGGGGTAAAGGAACAtacccacctgcagatatagggttggtggtggatatttctacatacataactgtaAGGAGTTCTTATACATTAATATAGACCATAGAACACACAAGGACCACAGTCAGAGCAAgtccttagacataaccaaacacctcacaggacgaAGTTCCcaggctcaaaggcaaaggaccataggcTCGGGGGACGTGTgtatcaattggcacaacatagctcataaagacaaagttttgtgtcctactttggtgagcagtaaGTATCTGAGGTCTCTTActactgtccagagcaaaggacagtgaagaaaaccaaagactcaagggagcaattagtccaaaggactaatggaccacaggaaccacaccctacaggaccctgagaccagaagaattagatgatgccgggctaccactactgaccactctgacaggggtcacaacagagtgtcccagacagagcgggagaaaaattgtagaacaaaaaatcaaattcacaaaaaaaaccacttctggtctgacagagactagaggaacaccagagactatggccctaagacacctttctgaactggaactgaagcccttCCAGGAGACCATCTTTCAGCCaatcctataaaataaacagtaacacccgagaggggtgtgctccttagaacaatcaattatacaagatcaaaggGCAACATttccccaaaagcaaaggtgagaaggcaggaatggttagaaaaacagtaaaaaagaGAACAGGGAATCTAGGACGGAAATGGGGAAAGTACTGAAATAttatggggaatgaaaccaatgtcatggaaaactttatgtacaaactatcaaatggaaaactaatttgctttgtaaactttcacctactgcacaataaaattttttatatgaatttgttCAGACAAAGCATGTGTCTGTATAATAGAAGATGTTCAAGTTTATCTGTCTTTACATGCAATGTGAAAGGAGGAACTTATTTACAACTTGATGCTGCTGCCCTTAGACCTAAAATTCAGACCCTAGCAAGAAAGGCCCTCTTTCTGGGCCCTATACTTTtgatctttttcattgtccagcttttgcgtgcatatgaggtgattgaaaataccatggctcatgTCAGGTgtagcttagtcctcaaagagatatctttgcttttcagcactttaaagaggcttttgcagcagattacccAATGAAATACGTTCTTAGATATCtggactgctgcatccatggccgttgattgtggatccaaggaaaatgaaatccttgagaacttcagtattttcaccgtttatcatgactttgcttatttttctgttgtgaggatttctgttttctctgtgttgaggtacaatccatactgaagggtgtagtcttcaatcttcatcagtaagtgcttcgaggtctcttcactttcttcaagcaaggctgtatcatctgcatatccaaGGTTGTTAATGGCTCTTCCGCCAATCCTGTTGCCGCATTCttcagtccagtttctcagattatttgctgagtatacagattgaataagtatggctaaagatacagccctgatacacacctttgctgattttttttttttaattcaacagaAGTAATTTAtttgcaatttatttattttatataaacagATACCCAAATACAGTACGgctttaaaaactaaataaaatgaaatcatgtaTAGAGTTGGATTCATAAAGTAAGTATGGTATCCCAAAAGCTACACAATATGAAACATTAGTGGCAAATCCAAATACAAGTGGAATTGTTCCTCTGAGTTCGTTTCATCGAGCATCaaaaaccaccaatcttttagtcCTTTTCTTGTACGTTATTCTATATCCACATTCTCTGCATCTGATTGGATCCCTggactttatttcattttctgtgtGACATTCTCCGCAGATATATATCATTGGCTGCTGTTTTGGGGGTTGCACGTCCTTCTGGATGCCCATTGTTAGTTCCTGTGAAGTATGAAGACCTCACTTTGTGCTAGAAAACAGCAACCAGTCCGTAGTTGAGTTGTTGTCAACTTccccctttgctgatttta
This is a stretch of genomic DNA from Elephas maximus indicus isolate mEleMax1 chromosome 1, mEleMax1 primary haplotype, whole genome shotgun sequence. It encodes these proteins:
- the LOC126078104 gene encoding DNA-directed RNA polymerases I, II, and III subunit RPABC4-like, whose amino-acid sequence is MGIQKDVQPPKQQPMIYICGECHTENEIKSRDPIRCRECGYRITYKKRTKRLVVFDAR